The genomic interval GGTCGCGACGGACAACGCGGCGGCGATGACGACACAGACGCCGAGGAGTTGGAATGCCCGGGAGTAGCCGCCGAGCTGTCCTGCCATGGCCGTCGCGGCGAAGGGGGCGAGAGCCGAAGCGACGATCGACGGCGCGGCGAGCAAGCCGGAGAGGCGGCCGTAATGCGAAGTGCCCCAGCGGTCGGTCACGGCGGTGGCCTTCAGCAGCGTGAGCACGCCGCGGGCCATGCCCGCGAGCACGGCGGCGCCGACCAATGCCGTTGCGGTGGTGAGACTTCCGAGCAGGACGGTGCTCGCGGCGATACTCAGCAGGATCAGCGCGGTCCGTGTGCGAACGCTGGTGTGCCGCTCCAAGGTCCCGTATCCGAGCCGGCTCAGCACCTGACCGGCCCCGCCGAGCCCCAACGCCAGCGCTGCCGTACCTGTACTGAAGCCTCGTTCGATCAGCAACGGGACCAGCAGGATCACCGCCGCGGCGACCGCGAACGAGGTGATCGCCAAAGCGGTTGTCAGGATCCGGAATTCCCGCGTGCCCGCCGCTCGGGCCGGGCTCGCGTCCTGGTCGGGTTCGACGATCGGTCGGGCGGGCCAGCGCAGACGAAGACCGTACCAGTGCGCGGGTATCGTCAAGACCGCGAGGAGCCCGGCGAGCACGAGATAGGTTGCGCGCCAATCGAACCGCTGGGCGATCGCGGCCGTGAGCGGAGCGAACACGGTGCTGGCCAAGCCGCCGGACAAGGTGAGGATGGTCATCGCCCGGACGCGCCGGACACCGTGCCAGCGGGTCAGGGCCGCGAACGCGGGCTGATACAGCACCGCGCTCTTGGCCGCGCCCACCAGCAGCCATCCGGCGAAGAACCAGGCGAGATGCTGCGCCGAGGCGACCAGCGTGAGCGATACGACCCCGAGCACCGAGCCCGCGCTCATCACCCAGCGCGGTCCGTAGCGATCGAGCCATCGTCCCACCGGTATCCCGGCGACCGCGCCCACCAGTTGCCCCGCGGAGAACGCGGCCGTCAACGCCGTTGCGGACCAACCGGTTTCGGCACTGATCTGCCCGGCCAGCACCGGAAACGCGTAGTACAGAATCCCCCAGCTGGTGATCTCGGTCAGGCACAGGACCGCCAGCACCCGCCGCAGCTCCGCGGCACTGGCGGGCGCACCCGGCACCGACAGGTCTTGTCTCACATACTCACCACTCGACGTGGACAACAGCCGTCCCCGATCTACGTTATCGGCTGTCCGGGCCGTCGTCCCGGGCCATTTCGCGCCGGGACGACGGGCTCAGGTCAGCGAATCCGTTCTGACAGCGGCAGTTGCGGCAGACCGCCGGGAGCGGACAGCGCCAGGTCCGCCGCGGGCGTCGAACAGCAGCCACCGCCCGACTCCTCCTCCGCCGGTGCGTCGAAGAGTCCCGAGCCGCC from Nocardia goodfellowii carries:
- a CDS encoding MFS transporter, which codes for MRQDLSVPGAPASAAELRRVLAVLCLTEITSWGILYYAFPVLAGQISAETGWSATALTAAFSAGQLVGAVAGIPVGRWLDRYGPRWVMSAGSVLGVVSLTLVASAQHLAWFFAGWLLVGAAKSAVLYQPAFAALTRWHGVRRVRAMTILTLSGGLASTVFAPLTAAIAQRFDWRATYLVLAGLLAVLTIPAHWYGLRLRWPARPIVEPDQDASPARAAGTREFRILTTALAITSFAVAAAVILLVPLLIERGFSTGTAALALGLGGAGQVLSRLGYGTLERHTSVRTRTALILLSIAASTVLLGSLTTATALVGAAVLAGMARGVLTLLKATAVTDRWGTSHYGRLSGLLAAPSIVASALAPFAATAMAGQLGGYSRAFQLLGVCVVIAAALSVATVPRRGG